The genomic window TGATCAGGCGTGTTCTGATTGTAACATCTACAGGCTCCAACGAAATGCAGAGATGTGGAAAGGACAAATAGGACTATAGGAGATCACACGAACGGAGTTATGGAAAGGACAAACCAATTTGATGCAAGCCGGATCAAATCCAGAAAAAAACCACCTTTGTAACATGTTAGCTCTCTTGCAAAATATTTACAGATGCAAGGTATCCACAACTCCACACGCGCCTAGTCCCCAAATCTCTTTTGGCCATTTCATTTTCAAGTTCCACGCAAACCAACAACCGTATTATGTGGCAGTGATTTTACTGGTAGGCCTGCGAACCCCCTATGCAAATAACAGGGGGTTCCCGTCCGCCGCTGGTCTCGCCGTTACAAGCGGCCGCGCTCGCACCAGTCTTCTCGGCGCCGAGCggagcgccggcggcggcgtcagCCGCGCCCTGGACGCCTGCTTCTTGCCGGCCGCGGAGGGAGGACCGCGGTGCGCATCCTTGAGGCCGACGCCGCAGCTCCGCGACGTCTTGAGGCGCTTCGCCGGCGGCTTGGGCAGGTCCTTGAGGCCGCCCACCGCCGCCAGCGACGCGAACGACTGCGACTTGCCGTCGAAGAACTTGGACAGGCCCCTCCTGCACACCGCAAACAAAGCAGCGCGGCGTTGTCAGATCACAGCAGCACACCCGCCAAGACGAAATCTTTGTAAGCCGGAAGCGACGCGGCAGCAATGCCAGGCC from Miscanthus floridulus cultivar M001 chromosome 11, ASM1932011v1, whole genome shotgun sequence includes these protein-coding regions:
- the LOC136491333 gene encoding protein OXIDATIVE STRESS 3-like, which codes for MEAYVLFARGKEEVISRFEEEEEDIGCPSESSAARSTSSSSDGVDLADDASSSGSTCHFEMASLMTHLPIKRGLSKFFDGKSQSFASLAAVGGLKDLPKPPAKRLKTSRSCGVGLKDAHRGPPSAAGKKQASRARLTPPPALRSAPRRLVRARPLVTARPAADGNPLLFA